In Erigeron canadensis isolate Cc75 chromosome 6, C_canadensis_v1, whole genome shotgun sequence, the following are encoded in one genomic region:
- the LOC122604072 gene encoding probable glycosyltransferase At5g03795 yields MLAPSSSSIIMSLLTKQKLLLILSALTLITFTYISLSPTFIKTCSFPPPTTTSFSQGDVKLELGSEFSDVYHTPQVFKLNYAEMEKRFKVYIYPDGDPKTFYQTPRKLTGKYASEGYFFQNIRESRFRTDDPDEADLFFIPISCHKMRGKGTSYENMTIIVQNYVDGLISKYPYWNRTLGADHFFVTCHDVGVRATEGLPLLVKNSIRAVCSPSYDVGFIPHKDIALPQVLQPFALPRGGDDIENRTTLGFWAGHRNSKIRVILARTWENDTELDISNNRINRATGHLVYQKRFYRTKFCICPGGSQVNSARIADSIHYGCIPVILSNYYDLPFNDILDWGKFAVILKEKDVYDLKQILKDISNEQFVTLHNNLVKIQKHFQWNTPPIPYDAFHMVMYDLWLRHSVIKY; encoded by the exons atgtTGGCaccgtcatcatcatcaataataatgtcattattaacaaaacaaaaattactCTTAATCTTATCAGCCCTAACCCTAATTACATTCACTTATATCTCATTATCTCCTACTTTTATTAAGACCTGTTCTTTTCCACCTCCCACAACCACTTCATTTTCTCAG GGTGATGTGAAATTGGAATTAGGTAGTGAGTTTAGTGATGTGTATCATACACCTCAAGTGTTTAAGTTAAATTATGCTGAAATGGAGAAGAGGTTTAAGGTTTATATTTATCCGGACGGCGATCCGAAAACGTTTTATCAGACGCCGAGGAAGTTGACTGGGAAGTATGCTAGTGAAGGTTATTTTTTTCAGAATATTAGAGAGAGTAGGTTTAGGACGGATGATCCGGATGAAGCGGATTTGTTTTTTATTCCGATTTCGTGTCATAAGATGCGTGGAAAG GGAACTTCATATGAAAACATGACTATAATAGTACAGAATTATGTGGATGGTTTGATTTCAAAGTATCCATACTGGAACAGAACCCTGGGTGCAGATCATTTTTTTGTCACATGCCATGATGTTGGCGTGAGGGCAACTGAGGGACTTCCACTTCTTGTAAAGAATTCCATACGAGCTGTGTGTTCCCCTAGTTATGATGTTGGATTTATTCCTCACAAAGATATTGCTCTTCCTCAAGTGCTGCAGCCCTTTGCTCTTCCACGCGGTGGAGATGACATTGAAAACAG GACTACACTTGGTTTCTGGGCGGGTCATAGGAACTCCAAGATTCGAGTGATTTTGGCACGCACATGGGAGAATGACACAGAACTTGACATTTCAAACAACAGAATAAATAGAGCTACCGGGCATCTTGTATATCAAAAGAGGTTTTATAGAACCAAATTCTGTATCTGCCCTGGTGGTTCACAGGTGAACAGTGCCCGTATTGCAGATTCAATCCATTATGGGTGTATTCCAG TTATTCTGTCCAACTACTATGATCTGCCATTCAATGACATTCTTGATTGGGGGAAATTTGCGGTCATACTTAAGGAAAAAGATGTTTATGACTTGAAGCAAATCCTCAAGGACATATCCAATGAACAATTTGTCACCCTTCACAACAACTTAGTAAAG ATTCAGAAGCACTTCCAATGGAACACACCTCCCATCCCGTATGATGCTTTCCATATGGTCATGTACGATCTGTGGTTACGCCATTCTGTCATCAAATACTGA
- the LOC122604590 gene encoding UDP-glycosyltransferase 91D2-like: MAPTTDDRKQLHVAMFPWLAFGHIIPFLQLSKFIAQKGHKVSFLLTTRNIKRLPTLPSDLEPLINLVQLTLPHVNELPTHAEATMDVRTDDIPHLKKAFDGLRPQVTRFLEKESPDWIIYDFAPYWLPQIAAGLGISRALFYIINAWFLAFFGPLPEEVVNGSDDQKTVDDFLTPPSWIPFPNSLCYRKHEAKWAVNSSLVNASGVTDMYRSQMVIKGSECVFIRYCYEFEPQWLTLAEELNHIPVVPVGLLPPETGTTAGDEKNETWMTIKNWLDSQQTGHVVYVALGSEVMMSNTQIGELALGLELSGLPFFWALRKPAGSIESDSVELPNGFIERTRNRGMVLMSWVPQSQILSHESVGGFLTHCGWGSIVEGLMFGHPLIMLPFLVDQGLNARVLVEKQVGIEVPRNEEDGSFTRDLVARSLASVIVDEGKIYKANAMAWGRIFGDKKLHKKYVDNFINYLEKQRCDAGIYHRV, translated from the coding sequence ATGGCTCCCACAACCGATGACCGTAAGCAACTTCATGTTGCCATGTTCCCATGGCTCGCTTTTGGTCACATCATCCCCTTCCTTCAACTTTCCAAATTTATAGCACAAAAGGGTCACAAAGTCTCGTTTCTTTTGACTACAAGAAACATCAAACGTCTTCCCACACTCCCTTCTGATCTCGAACCACTTATAAATTTAGTTCAACTCACACTTCCACATGTTAACGAGCTACCCACTCATGCAGAAGCCACTATGGATGTCCGTACAGATGATATCCCTCACCTCAAGAAGGCCTTCGATGGTCTTCGGCCACAAGTCACTCGGTTTCTTGAGAAAGAGTCTCCTGACtggattatatatgattttgctCCTTATTGGTTGCCTCAAATTGCCGCTGGCCTTGGTATCTCACGAGCCCTTTTCTACATTATAAACGCATGGTTCTTAGCTTTTTTTGGACCATTGCCAGAGGAGGTGGTAAATGGTTCGGATGATCAAAAAACGGTGGATGATTTCCTGACACCGCCTTCTTGGATTCCTTTCCCGAACAGTTTATGCTACCGCAAACATGAAGCTAAGTGGGCGGTGAACAGTAGTTTGGTTAATGCTTCCGGGGTTACAGATATGTATCGTTCTCAGATGGTTATCAAGGGTTCTGAATGTGTGTTTATAAGATATTGCTATGAATTCGAACCACAGTGGCTAACTCTTGCAGAAGAACTAAACCACATCCCTGTGGTTCCTGTTGGGTTACTACCACCCGAAACAGGTACTACTGCTGGAGATGAGAAAAATGAGACATGGATGACTATCAAGAACTGGCTTGACAGTCAACAAACAGGTCATGTTGTGTACGTGGCGTTAGGAAGTGAGGTTATGATGAGTAACACTCAGATTGGTGAGTTAGCTTTGGGTTTAGAGCTTTCCGGGCTGCCATTCTTTTGGGCGCTTAGAAAGCCAGCAGGTTCCATTGAGTCTGATTCGGTGGAACTACCAAATGGGTTCATAGAAAGAACTCGTAATCGTGGGATGGTTTTGATGAGCTGGGTACCTCAGTCACAGATATTGAGCCATGAGTCCGTGGGTGGTTTCTTGACTCATTGTGGCTGGGGGTCAATTGTGGAAGGTCTAATGTTTGGACACCCTTTGATAATGTTACCGTTTTTGGTGGACCAAGGTCTAAATGCTCGAGTGTTGGTGGAGAAACAAGTGGGAATCGAGGTGCCACGAAATGAGGAAGATGGCTCGTTCACTAGGGACTTGGTAGCTAGATCGCTCGCTTCAGTTATTGTTGATGAAGGGAAGATCTACAAGGCTAATGCTATGGCTTGGGGTCGAATCTTTGGTGACAAGAAACTACACAAAAAGTATGTAGACAACTTCATAAACTATTTGGAAAAGCAAAGGTGTGATGCAGGTATATATCATCGAGTGTGA